A part of Aricia agestis chromosome 13, ilAriAges1.1, whole genome shotgun sequence genomic DNA contains:
- the LOC121733282 gene encoding coiled-coil domain-containing protein 34-like: MTSDIENYGDSARNRSTYETKRRTSNHIFDGAGENIQYYSDSESLDSRKSKTRFINPAIRIENVLSSSSSVDASSDEVTPHPHTYRSSSTPFLTGRISNASCTSVQRKSCRLDPGEEETPRCEYDGADTFRLSVASVSTTTTAREEREKNEKRRQEAFQKWLERKEQERREKARQDRMKTRETPATTPEQREESYRRWLERKQAQAERRKAEEILQRIKEKERMERERKSRENKDEKLMEWIKRKEEEMKLMKTRAERRAARAAIEEERRRVQGERAYRDWLRTSRGKPLPVPLNRGELSMRGSVSQMYVNPIPWQSLT, from the exons atgaccAGCGACATAGAGAACTATGGCGACAGTGCTAGGAATAGATCTACTTACGAAACAAAGAGGCGTACATCCAATCACATTTTCGACGGGGCCGGCGAAAATATACAATACTATAGCGACTCCGAGTCCTTGGATTCTCGgaagagtaaaactcgattcATCAACCCGGCTATACGCATCGAGAATGTTCTGTCATCTTCGAGTTCGGTAGATGCTTCCAGTGACGAAGTAACCCCCCATCCTCATACTTACCGGAGTAGTTCCACTCCGTTTCTCACTGGACGCATATCGAATGCCTCCTGTACGAGCGTCCAGAGGAAGTCATGCCGCTTGGACCCTGGTGAGGAGGAAACTCCTCGCTGTGAGTACGACGGAGCAGATACATTTCGATTGTCGGTCGCGTCTGTATCGACTACGACCACGGCTAGGGAGGAGCGAGAGAAGAATGAAAAAAGACGGCAGGAAGCTTTCCAGAAGTGGCTGGAAAGGAAGGAACAGGAG AGACGTGAGAAAGCGCGCCAAGATAGGATGAAGACACGCGAAACACCAGCTACTACTCCTGAACAGAGAGAAGAGTCTTACAGGCGGTGGCTGGAAAGAAAACAAGCCCAGGCGGAGAGAAGAAAGGCAGAAGAAATACTGCAGCGTATAAAGGAAAAGGAAAGAATGGAACGAGAGAGGAAGAGCAGAGAAAATAAAGATGAGAAACTGATGGAATGGATAAAGAGGAAGGAGGAAGAAATGAAAC TGATGAAGACGCGAGCggagcggcgggcggcgcgcgcggcgaTTGAAGAGGAGCGGCGGCGCGTGCAGGGGGAGCGAGCTTACCGCGACTGGCTGCGGACCAGCAGGGGCAAGCCGCTGCCCGTGCCGCTCAACCGGGGGGAGCTCA GTATGCGGGGCTCAGTATCACAAATGTACGTGAACCCTATACCATGGCAGTCTCTAACGTGA
- the LOC121733281 gene encoding uncharacterized protein LOC121733281 — protein sequence MAAKTTGLVVKRHNIRIWCHECDLGRLARVVWTGQGGRLLSEVSSQPVVRKFLEAVPYIMNTIRDIHEAVIQNNLERVMKLSGDPVVPQILSSRDTHNMTVMHKAAGLGYNGILKYLIERFPEGINDVDDDGKTPLHYAATVRDDQHTYNTLVSAGADESIVDNKNKTPGYYVNRTTEVDKNIFKNLPEAPRTPSSAYPASWDWKILDVEYVPDLHATKKTNKKKNIKASNENISSKNNTTTTDNTESHVSGMKGSSTHEIISTLPDLDDNEKPNITNGNDKHEHENNQVANEDKNDQDQNNSDEIEENKDDAQSQKEHVPENKEENHADHTNNNESKVSPKEENSTQETTEEIAKEENNEIEPQADKVDESDELTKNETEDNDKIKASDIYGSDNVEIKNSVEESNEILSDHDHDHDHDKKTSHKNADKIIEKIENNKDVNEKQETEEENKESTLDNENNSSIINKGNARQHTKELRHSAKNRDDIARMNEVNQSKSQQNLSNDLISVEGEDKSNSPIDEGNQTSGRNNQENFIEGVISSEAEQETLDASISQKNESVKEEILIVDNEIDPEVTDLINTANMEMLATLVLNGEGARLMGRYSANQELQAFLENVPVYMKKINKVHIAAKDGNLKDLQAALDRRKFAIARDPISPNGATPLHVATVFGKTNIVKYLGGRFPETLSAVDFEGRTSLHYAAVLPDNGHYYNLLQQLGANSKDLDDMGRSAEDYYKNPTLLPINQLLSDFGVSEEIAKNIFSDKGISQTTNGLTATPIFHTDEGRYLAKSLGDPLIKGLTEVANIKPKDPVAFLASFLHNFPEHEKPRVGTQESNILVTKGGPEVENDHPPPIEDNMVEDLKQKQRNRTATIPNRPIDVIAVDPDVRKSPAAPEVALTSDNRDEHGQSMLHFAAARTHSNNALLQILQEADVSLGFRDELYRTARDISIQANVLDNTAQIDKYVLQLTARGNTDKIMELLLLGYDHILDVVDDEGVPIAEVIGQRGDSEMGNLLASIPTFEETRDAVHRAARSGNMSTLKNLVAGEGGRTLVRARNTFGRTVLHTAVLAQKEEIVAYLAEKYPELLTIGDNLERTPLHYAMGVDKMESLSHVLIKAGAKRVIKDLKGRQPSYYFMNKSDILRLKEEEEAY from the exons GTCTGGTGGTGAAACGCCACAACATCCGCATCTGGTGTCACGAGTGTGACCTGGGGCGGCTGGCACGCGTGGTGTGGACGGGCCAGGGTGGGCGGCTACTCAGCGAGGTCTCCAGTCAGCCTGTGGTCAGGAAGTTCCTGGAGGCAGTGCCTTATATAATG AATACAATCCGTGACATCCACGAGGCCGTGATCCAGAACAACCTGGAGAGGGTGATGAAGCTGAGCGGGGACCCCGTCGTGCCCCAGATCCTGTCCAGTCGGGACACACACAACATGACCGTTATGCACAAG GCAGCGGGTCTCGGCTATAACGGCATACTCAAGTACCTGATAGAGCGGTTCCCTGAAGGTATTAACGACGTGGACGATGACGGCAAGACCCCTCTCCACTACGCAGCCACAGTGAGGGATGACCAGCATACTTATAACACCCTGGTCAGCGCCGGAGCTGACGAGAGTATTGTTGATAAC aaaaacaAAACGCCAGGCTATTATGTAAATAGAACAACGgaagttgataaaaatatatttaaaaatttacctGAGGCACCTAGAACGCCATCAAGCGCATACCCTGCTTCTTGGGATTGGAAAATCTTAGACGTAGAATACGTACCTGATTTACATGCGACTaagaaaacaaataaaaagaaaaatattaaagcaTCAAATGAAAATATTTCCTCGAAAAACAATACTACCACTACTGATAATACAGAATCACATGTAAGTGGAATGAAGGGTAGTAGCACTCATGAAATAATAAGCACATTGCCAGATTTAGATGATAACGAAAAACCAAACATCACCAATGGAAATGATAAGCATGAGCATGAAAATAATCAG gTAGCAAATGAAGATAAAAATGACCAAGATCAAAATAATTCTGACGAAATCGAAGAAAATAAAGACGATGCACAATCGCAGAAGGAACACGTTCctgaaaataaagaagaaaaTCACGCAGACCATACCAATAATAATGAATCTAAGGTTAGTCCTAAAGAAGAAAACAGTACTCAAGAGACAACTGAAGAGATtgcaaaagaagaaaataatgaAATTGAACCACAAGCAGATAAAGTAGATGAATCTGACGAACTAACTAAAAATGAAACTGAAGATAATGACAAAATTAAAGCGTCAGACATATATGGCAGTGATAATGTTGAAATTAAGAACTCTGTCGAAgaaagtaatgaaattttaagtGACCACGATCATGATCATGATCACGATAAAAAAACTAGTCATAAAAATGctgataaaattattgaaaaaattgaaaacaacAAAGATGTAAATGAAAAACAAGAAACTGAAGAAGAAAATAAGGAATCCACGTTAGATAATGAAAACAATTCATCAATTATAAATAAAGGAAACGCTCGTCAACATACCAAAGAGTTGAGACACAGCGCTAAAAATAGAGACGATATTGCCAGGATGAATGAAGTGAATCAAAGTAAAAGTCAACAGAATCTATCTAATGATTTAATCAGTGTGGAAGGAGAGGACAAATCAAATTCTCCGATCGATGAAG GGAACCAAACCAGCGGTCGAAATAATCAAGAAAATTTTATAGAGGGTGTAATAAGTAGTGAAGCTGAGCAAGAGACATTAGATGCAAGCATTTCCCAAAAAAATGAATCTGTAAAGGAGGAAATTTTAATCGTT GACAATGAAATTGATCCCGAAGTAACTGACTTAATAAATACTGCGAATATGGAGATGTTGGCTACACTAGTTTTGAATGGAGAAGGCGCGAGATTAATGGGTCGATATTCAGCCAATCAAGAGTTGCaagcatttttagaaaatgtaccTGTATATATG aaaaaaattaacaagGTGCATATCGCTGCAAAAGATGGAAATCTAAAAGACCTTCAAGCAGCATTAGATAGAAGAAAATTTGCTATTGCGCGAGACCCTATATCACCTAATGGCGCTACACCCCTACATGTAGCAACGGTTTTTGGGAAAACAAATATAGTAAAATACTTAGGAGGCAG gtTCCCAGAAACCTTGTCTGCAGTTGATTTTGAAGGACGCACATCATTGCATTATGCTGCAGTGTTACCTGATAATggtcattattataatttacttcaACAATTAGGAGCTAATTCTAAAGACTTGGATGAT atgGGGCGATCAGCAGAAGACTATTATAAGAATCCAACATTACTTCCCATAAATCAATTGCTGTCTGATTTTGGTGTAAGTGAAGAAATAGCCAAAAATATTTTCTCTGATAAAG GTATTAGTCAAACCACTAACGGCCTGACCGCCACTCCTATATTTCATACCGACGAGGGCAGATATCTCGCTAAGT CTCTCGGGGATCCTTTAATCAAAGGTCTGACCGAGGTGGCCAATATCAAACCGAAAGATCCAGTTGCTTTTCTTGCGTCGTTTTTGCACAATTTTCCTGAACACGAGAAGCCTCGAGTCGGAACGCAG GAATCAAACATATTGGTAACGAAAGGTGGACCCGAAGTTGAGAACGACCATCCACCTCCAATAGAAGACAACATGGTAGAAgacttaaaacaaaaacaaaggaatAGAACTGCTACTATACCGAACCGACCTATAGATGTGATAGCCGTAGATCCTGATGTCAGGAAAAGTCCTGCCGCACCAGAAGTAGCACTTACGAGTGACAATAGA GATGAACATGGCCAATCCATGTTGCACTTCGCCGCCGCTCGAACGCACAGCAACAACGCTCTGCTCCAGATACTGCAAGAAGCTGATGTGAGCTTGGGCTTCAGGGACGAACTGTACCGGACGGCCCGCGACATCTCCATTCAGGCCAACGTCTTGGACAACACCGCGCAGATCGACAAATACGTGCTGCAGTTGACTGCTCGAG GGAACACGGATAAAATAATGGAGCTGCTGCTACTGGGGTACGACCATATCCTGGACGTGGTGGACGACGAGGGAGTGCCCATAGCGGAGGTGATCGGGCAGAGAGGGGATAGTGAGATGGGAAACCTGCTAGCTTCCATACCGACGTTTGAA GAAACACGAGACGCTGTACACAGAGCAGCCCGTTCCGGAAACATGAGTACCCTCAAGAACCTTGTAGCAGGGGAAGGGGGACGCACCTTGGTCCGCGCCCGAAACACATTCGGTCGCACCGTGTTGCACACCGCAGTGTTGGCACAGAAGGAGGAAATTGTTGCTTACCTGGCTGAGAAGTATCCGGAGTTGCTGACGATAGGGGACAAT CTCGAACGCACGCCATTACATTATGCGATGGGCGTCGACAAGATGGAGTCCCTCAGCCACGTGCTCATCAAAGCCGGCGCTAAACGCGTCATAAAGGACTTGAAGGGTCGCCAGCCCTCCTACTACTTCATGAACAAATCCGATATACTACGGCTAAAAGAGGAGGAGGAGGCTTATTAA
- the LOC121733087 gene encoding arginine kinase, producing SVPNDQVSSRRTLDTPEALETLERCYRLLASARPLRTPLSASSNKATPPNVLGRFLKKAVFDDIRFRSTKLDHDLFDVIWPAVKKLPDNRNIVQTVEEDFPGGVAAPDYYVYDVFPEFLLPLIKDLHNINGQTELADHPPSDFVNNKRLRDVSDPIIEVNVDPSEEFVLSGTIECSRNLDGFELPIKLKIGKLEAVERIITSVLLQEDFAKIIEQINPESDQKGGSYYTLNEVLEKPSEVCATLASSGLLIALCDRDEIDDSSRLHGKHWPYGRGVYVSDDKTVAIWINVHDHLRVITCTPLDSPGEIGLTFSKISYIMSYLHDKLDFVWHEKLGHLSSRPTFLGAGIRFSLIVSFPALSKDPDNIKSLCAMRGLQYRETLSPNIARISNYQSLNTTETNCFNDFATASSNLLHLEKELSMQNTAHIASMFTNIFKRKRSSIIDIDGTEDNTSQKK from the coding sequence TCAGTGCCTAACGATCAAGTTTCATCTCGGCGCACTTTGGATACTCCAGAAGCATTAGAAACACTGGAGCGATGTTATAGACTTCTAGCATCAGCTAGACCATTGCGTACACCTCTCTCAGCCTCTTCGAATAAAGCTACGCCTCCAAATGTCTTAGGAAGATTTCTGAAAAAAGCTGTTTTCGATGATATACGGTTTAGATCGACCAAACTAGATCATGATTTATTTGATGTCATATGGCCGGCAGTAAAAAAATTACCAGATAATAGAAATATTGTACAAACTGTGGAGGAAGATTTTCCAGGCGGTGTTGCAGCACCAGATTACTACGTATATGATGTTTTTCCAGAATTTTTATTACCTCTTATTAAAGATTTACATAACATCAACGGGCAAACTGAGCTAGCTGACCACCCTCCATCAGATTTTGTAAACAACAAACGCTTGCGAGACGTATCGGACCCAATTATAGAAGTCAATGTAGATCCCAGCGAGGAATTTGTTTTATCGGGCACAATCGAATGCTCAAGGAACTTAGATGGATTCGAATTGccgattaaattaaaaattggaAAGTTGGAGGCAGTCGAAAGGATAATCACCTCTGTACTATTACAGGAGGATTTCGCAAAAATAATTGAACAAATAAATCCTGAATCGGACCAAAAAGGTGGTTCTTATTATACTTTAAATGAAGTCTTAGAAAAACCATCTGAAGTATGTGCTACTCTAGCATCTTCGGGTTTGTTGATAGCGTTATGCGACAGAGACGAGATTGATGATAGTAGTCGCCTACACGGAAAACATTGGCCTTATGGTCGTGGAGTTTATGTCAGTGACGACAAGACTGTCGCTATTTGGATTAACGTACATGATCATTTGCGTGTCATTACATGTACACCCCTCGATTCGCCTGGTGAAATAGGATTGACATTCAGCAAAATATCTTACATTATGTCTTATTTACATGATAAACTTGATTTCGTATGGCACGAAAAGCTTGGGCATCTGTCGAGTCGGCCTACATTTTTAGGAGCAGGAATCAGATTCAGTTTAATTGTAAGCTTTCCGGCGTTATCTAAAGATCCTGATAATATCAAGAGCCTATGCGCTATGAGAGGCCTACAATATAGGGAGACGTTAAGTCCTAACATAGCTAGAATTAGTAATTACCAGAGCTTGAATACGACTGAGACAAATTGTTTTAATGACTTTGCTACAGCTTCTTCGAATCTTCTACATTTGGAAAAAGAGTTGTCGATGCAAAATACTGCGCACATTGCATCGATGTTTACTAATATCTTCAAGAGAAAAAGAAGCAGCATTATAGACATCGATGGCACGGAGGACAATACATCGCAAAAGAAATAA